The following proteins are co-located in the Manihot esculenta cultivar AM560-2 chromosome 7, M.esculenta_v8, whole genome shotgun sequence genome:
- the LOC110619502 gene encoding 7-deoxyloganetin glucosyltransferase translates to MEYLKRHAVCVPFPAQGHINPMLKLAKLLHFRGFHITFVHTEFNYQRILSSGGPDTLKGLHDFRFETISDGLPEGSLRGIEDLQNLCITLPDQGRRSFRDLIVKLNGSSDLPDVSCIVSDGVMSFTLEVAGEFGIPEMIFFTPSAVGMLGYLHFEELVTRGYVPLKDSSCLTNGYLETVIDWIPAMEGIRLKNIPTFIRITDLNDVFFNHNLTSLNNSLKAKGLILNTFDELDKQVLDEINATFPVLYTIGPLSMLQQNLPSPNVESIESNLWKEDTECLSWLDKKEPKSVVYVNFGSIITVSQDQLEEFAWGLANSKYPFLWVIRPDLIAGGEKIMAKNFMDEIKGRGLLVGWCPQERVLSHASVGGFLTHCGWNSTLESICHGVALICWPFFADQQTNCLFSCEKWGIGMEIDGDVKREKVEEVVRELMEGKKGREMRVKAMDLKMKAQVATDFGGSSYCNFEKLVNDLMI, encoded by the exons ATGGAGTATTTGAAACGACATGCCGTTTGTGTACCTTTTCCTGCTCAAGGCCACATAAACCCTATGCTAAAACTTGCAAAACTACTGCATTTCAGAGGCTTTCACATCACCTTTGTCCACACAGAATTTAACTACCAACGCATACTCAGCTCCGGAGGCCCTGATACTCTTAAGGGTTTGCATGATTTCCGTTTTGAAACTATCTCCGATGGACTGCCGGAGGGTAGCCTGCGAGGCATCGAAGACTTACAAAACCTCTGCATAACATTGCCGGATCAAGGACGGCGATCATTTCGCGACCTAATAGTTAAACTTAATGGATCGTCGGATTTGCCTGATGTTTCTTGTATTGTTTCCGATGGTGTGATGAGCTTCACTTTAGAAGTCGCCGGAGAATTTGGCATTCCGGAGATGATTTTTTTTACTCCAAGTGCTGTTGGTATGTTGGGTTATCTTCACTTTGAAGAGCTTGTGACAAGAGGCTATGTTCCCCTAAAAG ATTCTAGTTGCTTGACAAATGGATATCTTGAGACTGTAATTGATTGGATACCAGCAATGGAAGGAATCCGTTTAAAAAATATACCAACCTTCATTCGCATCACAGATCTAAACGACGTCTTCTTCAATCACAACTTAACATCACTGAACAATTCCCTCAAAGCTAAAGGCCTTATCCTCAATACATTTGATGAGCTAGACAAACAAGTCTTGGATGAGATCAACGCCACATTTCCAGTGCTCTACACTATCGGCCCACTATCAATGCTTCAGCAAAATCTTCCTTCCCCAAACGTTGAGTCCATTGAATCGAATCTGTGGAAGGAAGACACTGAATGCTTAAGCTGGCTTGATAAAAAAGAACCCAAATCAGTTGTGTACGTAAACTTTGGAAGCATAATCACTGTGAGTCAAGATCAGCTAGAGGAGTTTGCATGGGGACTTGCTAACAGCAAGTATCCATTTTTGTGGGTGATTAGGCCTGATCTTATTGCTGGTGGAGAGAAGATAATGGCCAAAAACTTCATGGATGAGATAAAGGGTAGGGGTTTACTTGTGGGTTGGTGTCCACAAGAGAGAGTTCTTAGCCATGCTTCAGTTGGAGGATTTTTGACTCACTGTGGATGGAATTCTACGTTGGAGAGTATTTGCCATGGTGTTGCTTTGATTTGTTGGCCTTTTTTTGCTGATCAACAAACGAATTGCTTGTTTTCATGTGAGAAGTGGGGGATTGGGATGGAGATTGATGGTGATGTTAAGAGGGAGAAAGTTGAAGAGGTTGTGAGGGAGTTGATGGAAGGAAAGAAAGGGAGGGAAATGAGAGTTAAGGCAATGGATTTGAAGATGAAAGCTCAAGTTGCAACAGATTTTGGAGGATCTTCTTATTGTAACTTTGAAAAGTTGGTCAATGACCTCATGATATGA
- the LOC110619501 gene encoding 7-deoxyloganetin glucosyltransferase, which yields MGSSAVARDERCHAVCVPYPAQGPVNSMLKLAKILHSNGFHITFVNTEYNHRRLLRSRGPDSLDGLPDFHFEAIPDGLPPSDADATQDIPSLCNSTSKHCLLPFHHLLSRLNSSNTVPPVTCVISDGCMSFTLDAAQEFGIPNVLFWTHSPCGVLGYAHLPHLIERGFTPLKDESYLTNGYLETTIDWIPGMKNIRLRDLPNRIRTTDRNDIMLNFIVREVERTSRASAIILNTFEAFEKNVLDALSTMFPSIYTIGPLQLLVDQFPDSNLKSVGSNLWKDQPECIDWLDSKELNSVVYVNFGSITVVTPQQMVEFAWGLANSKKPFLWIIRPDLVVGEAAMLPPEFVSETKDRGMLASWCPQEQILKHPAIGGFLSHMGWNSTLDSVCGGVPMVCWPFFADQQTNCWFACNEWGIGMEIDNDVKREEVEKLVRELMDGKKGKEMERQAVEWKIKAEEATTPGGSSHRNFVELLGFLQRK from the exons ATGGGTTCTTCTGCCGTTGCCAGAGACGAGAGATGTCATGCTGTGTGCGTCCCATATCCAGCTCAAGGTCCTGTAAATTCAATGCTCAAGCTAGCAAAAATCCTCCACTCCAATGGTTTTCACATAACTTTTGTCAATACAGAGTATAACCACAGACGCTTGCTCAGGTCTAGAGGCCCTGACTCTCTTGACGGATTGCCAGATTTTCACTTTGAGGCTATCCCTGATGGGCTTCCACCTTCGGATGCAGATGCCACTCAAGACATCCCTTCTCTCTGTAACTCCACCTCCAAGCACTGCTTACTCCCATTTCATCATCTTCTTTCCAGGCTGAATTCTTCCAATACTGTTCCACCTGTTACTTGTGTTATTTCTGATGGTTGCATGAGCTTCACTCTTGACGCCGCTCAAGAATTTGGGATTCCTAATGTACTTTTCTGGACACACAGCCCCTGTGGCGTTTTGggctatgcacatttgcctcatCTGATTGAAAGAGGCTTTACACCTCTTAAAG ATGAGAGCTATCTAACAAATGGGTACTTGGAAACAACCATAGATTGGATTCCAGGAATGAAAAATATTCGCTTAAGGGATCTTCCAAACCGTATTAGAACTACTGACAGAAATGACATAATGCTCAATTTCATTGTAAGGGAAGTAGAGAGAACTTCAAGAGCTTCTGCTATCATTTTGAATACATTCGAGGCCTTTGAAAAAAATGTGTTAGATGCTCTTTCCACCATGTTCCCTTCTATTTATACTATTGGTCCTCTTCAGTTGCTTGTTGATCAGTTTCCAGACAGCAACTTGAAAAGCGTTGGTTCAAATCTTTGGAAAGATCAACCAGAGTGTATTGACTGGCTTGATTCAAAAGAACTAAACTCTGTTGTGTATGTAAATTTTGGTAGCATCACTGTGGTAACCCCACAACAAATGGTAGAATTTGCTTGGGGGCTGGCCAACAGCAAGAAACCATTTTTATGGATAATAAGGCCAGATCTTGTGGTTGGTGAAGCTGCAATGTTGCCACCCGAATTTGTGTCTGAAACTAAGGATAGAGGCATGCTAGCGAGCTGGTGTCCACAAGAGCAAATCTTGAAGCATCCTGCAATAGGAGGGTTTTTAAGCCATATGGGGTGGAACTCGACATTGGACAGTGTGTGTGGAGGTGTTCCAATGGTTTGTTGGCCATTCTTCGCGGATCAACAGACAAACTGTTGGTTTGCTTGCAATGAATGGGGTATTGGCATGGAGATTGATAATGATGTAAAGAGAGAAGAAGTGGAGAAGCTTGTGAGAGAGTTAATGgatggaaagaagggtaaagaGATGGAAAGGCAGGCAGTGGAATGGAAGATCAAAGCAGAGGAGGCCACAACACCAGGTGGCTCTTCTCACAGGAATTTTGTCGAACTCCTCGGATTTCTTCAAAGAAAATGA
- the LOC110619500 gene encoding 7-deoxyloganetin glucosyltransferase, giving the protein MGSFAIARDERPHAVCVPYPAQGHVNPMLKLAKILHSNGFHITFVNTEYNHRRLLRSRGPDSLDGLPDFHFDSIPDGLPPSDANATQDIPSLCDSTSKHCLLPFRHLLSRLNSSNTVPPVTCVISDACMSFTLDAAHEFGIPDVLFWTPSSCGVLAYAHYRHLIERGLTPLKDESYLTNGDLDTTIDWIPGMRNIRLRDLPSFIRTTDRNDIMLNFFVREIERTSRASAVILNTFEAFEKNVLDVLFTMLPPIYTIGPLQLLLDQIPDSKLINIGSNLWKEQPECIDWLDSKEPNSVVYVNFGSITVVTPQQMIEFAWGLANSKKPFLWIIRPDLVVGEAAMLPPEFGSETKDRGTLASWSPQEQILKHPAIGGFLSHMGWNSTLESICGGVPVVCWPFFAEQQTNCWFACNEWGIGMEIDNDVKREEVEKLVRELMDGKKGKEMKRQAMEWKIKAEEATTPGGSSHRNLVQLLGFLQRK; this is encoded by the exons ATGGGTTCCTTCGCCATTGCAAGAGACGAGAGACCTCATGCTGTGTGCGTACCATATCCAGCTCAAGGTCATGTAAATCCAATGCTCAAGCTTGCGAAAATCCTCCACTCCAATGGCTTTCACATAACTTTCGTCAACACAGAGTATAACCACAGACGCTTGCTCAGGTCTAGAGGCCCTGACTCTCTTGACGGCTTGCCAGATTTTCACTTTGATTCTATCCCTGATGGCCTTCCACCTTCTGATGCAAATGCCACCCAAGACATCCCATCTCTCTGTGACTCCACCTCCAAGCACTGCTTACTCCCATTTCGCCATCTTCTTTCCAGGCTCAACTCTTCCAATACTGTCCCACCTGTTACTTGTGTTATTTCTGATGCTTGTATGAGCTTCACTCTTGACGCAGCTCATGAATTTGGAATTCCTGATGTACTTTTCTGGACACCCAGCTCCTGTGGCGTTTTGGCCTATGCTCATTATCGTCATCTGATTGAAAGGGGCTTAACACCTCTTAAAG ATGAGAGCTATCTAACAAATGGGGACTTGGATACAACCATAGATTGGATTCCAGGAATGAGAAATATTCGCTTAAGGGATCTTCCAAGCTTTATCAGAACTACTGACAGAAATGACATCATGCTCAATTTCTTTGTAAGGGAAATAGAGAGAACTTCAAGAGCTTCTGCTGTCATTTTGAACACATTCGAGGCCTTTGAGAAAAATGTGTTGGATGTTCTTTTCACCATGTTACCTCCTATTTATACTATTGGTCCTCTTCAGTTGCTTCTTGATCAGATCCCAGACAGCAAATTGATAAACATTGGTTCAAATCTGTGGAAAGAACAGCCAGAGTGTATTGACTGGCTTGATTCAAAAGAACCAAACTCTGTTGTGTATGTAAATTTTGGTAGCATCACTGTGGTAACCCCACAACAAATGATAGAATTTGCTTGGGGGCTAGCCAACAGCAAGAAACCATTTTTGTGGATAATAAGGCCAGACCTTGTGGTTGGCGAAGCTGCGATGTTGCCACCCGAATTTGGGTCTGAAACCAAGGACAGAGGAACGTTAGCGAGCTGGTCTCCACAAGAGCAAATCTTGAAGCATCCTGCAATAGGAGGATTTTTAAGTCATATGGGGTGGAATTCGACGTTGGAGAGTATATGTGGAGGTGTTCCAGTGGTTTGTTGGCCATTCTTCGCGGAGCAACAGACCAATTGTTGGTTCGCTTGCAATGAATGGGGTATTGGAATGGAGATTGATAATGATGTAAAAAGAGAGGAAGTGGAAAAGCTTGTGAGAGAGTTGATGgatggaaagaagggtaaagaAATGAAAAGGCAGGCAATGGAATGGAAGATCAAAGCAGAGGAGGCCACAACACCAGGTGGCTCTTCTCACAGGAATTTGGTCCAACTGCTTGGATTTCTTCAAAGAAAATGA